The sequence TGCAGACGCCCGGCACGATTGTCAGGCCGACCATGGGCGTCTGGCCGCACGATGCCCCGGACACAATTGAGAAATTCACGGCGGTTTTCAAGTCCGGCCGCGTTGTTAAAATCAACGGAAAAAAAGTCAATCCGCTGGCCGCCATGCGGCTTGCCAACAAAATCGGAGGGCGCAACGGGATGGGACTTAAACACGCCCTGGAAAACCGGATTATCAGCACAAAAAGCAGGGGGGTCTACGAGGCGCCCGGCATGGAGCTTTTGGGGCGCTGTCTGGAATTCGTTTATCAGGCTGTGCTGGAACGGCGCGCCGGCCGGCTCTTCCGGCAATTGTCGGCGCTGCTGGCCGACCAGATATACGACGGGCGTTATTTTGATCCGGTTACAACCGCGGCCATGCAGGCGGTCAAGGAACTGGCGCGCCCGGCGTCGGCCGCGGTGGAAGTCGGGCTTTATAAGGGCAATATTTATTTTCAGAAGCTTGTCAATTGCCCGGGATCGCTTTATAATCCGGCCGATTCCTCCATGGAGGAGTCAGCCGGCTTGAATCCGGTCAGTTCCCAGGGGTTTGTTGAGGTGCAGAGCGTGGAGGCGTTTGCGCTGGCCCGCGCCGGGCAGGTGAGAGCAGGTTATCCAAGAACATTACGAAGGCGTAAAATATCATGAAAAAAGATATTGTTCCTGAAATCAACGATATTCTGGCAACATCGGATTTGCTCTCAAAAGCTTTGAAATTGGCGGGGTTGATTACGCGTCTTTTTCGTGAGGTAGGATGGGA comes from Kiritimatiellia bacterium and encodes:
- the argG gene encoding argininosuccinate synthase is translated as MTIKDLAGKKVGVCVSGGLDSRTIALKLTEMGVKVLCFTADLGQPDETDIRLVRKRMAECGVDTVIVDLKDEMAEACFQTLLAQAKYDGGYWNTTGIARAVTVRGLLPEMSKRGCAVLAHGATGRGNDQVRFERYVNVLAPRMKVYAPWRDPGLLAEFPGRKQMADYLRAHGIKCFPGGKKRYSTDANLAGLSHEAEDLESLQTPGTIVRPTMGVWPHDAPDTIEKFTAVFKSGRVVKINGKKVNPLAAMRLANKIGGRNGMGLKHALENRIISTKSRGVYEAPGMELLGRCLEFVYQAVLERRAGRLFRQLSALLADQIYDGRYFDPVTTAAMQAVKELARPASAAVEVGLYKGNIYFQKLVNCPGSLYNPADSSMEESAGLNPVSSQGFVEVQSVEAFALARAGQVRAGYPRTLRRRKIS